GCTCACCGCCAGACAAGGTTTCTACTTGCTGATTAGCTTTAGTGGCAAGACCCACCGTGGTTAAGGCCTGACTGACCCGAACTCGATCATTATCGGTATTGGCTTGATACCAGTTTTTATAAGGTAATAAGCCCATTGTGGCCACTTCTTCTGTGGTTAGCGCAAACATGGGGCTAACAGTTTGCGCGACAACAGCAATTAATTTGGCTAAATTATTTTGGCTATAACTGGTTAACGGCTGCTGTTTAAGCATTAGTTGCCCCTGCTGCGGCAGTACTGCTCGTTGCACCACACGCAACAATGAGCTTTTACCAGCACCATTGGGGCCAATAACACCAATAAACTCGGCCTTATTTAGGCTGAAATTGATATTATTTAATACCGTTTGACCGCCTAGTTGTAAGCCGACATTTCTTAGCGTTAACAAGCAGGTCTCCAATACCGATAGCCTTTAACACAGACTTTAACATTGCCTTTAACATAGGTGTCAGTCATGCAGGGTTACACTAAGCTTACTTATCACTTGTACGGCTTTATCTGTAGCAGATTGCACGTTGTCTGCTAACGCTAATGCCACCCCCATTCTACGTTCGCCTTGCACTTCTGGCTTAGCAAAAATACGCAACTCAGTATCAGCTAACTTTAACGCTTCGGCCATACCATGGTATTGGATATTGGCACTGTGCCCGCTAACTAATAACACTGCAGAAGCGGCTGGACCATATTGCTTAATCGTTGGGATTGGTAAACCTAAAATGGCTCTGGCATGCAGGGCAAACTCGCTGAGCTGCTGAGAAATTAACGTGACCATACCGGTATCGTGAGGCCGAGGTGAAACTTCGCTAAACCAAACTTCATCACCTTTCACAAAAAATTCGACACCAAAAAGACCGAATCCGCCTAGGGCTTGGACAACTTTTTTTGCATAGTACTCAGCTTTTTCAAGTGCGGCAACCGACATACCTTGCGGCTGCCAGCTTTCGCGATAGTCACCCCGCTCTTGACGATGACCTATTGGCTGGCAAAATTGAATTCCCGAGATACTATTCACAGTAAGTAAGGTTATTTCATAATCAAACTCAACTAAGCTTTCAACTATCACCCGGCCTTTACCCGCTCGACCGCCTTCTTGGGCATATTGCCATGCTTGTTCTAAGCCTGAGGCATCACGTAATATGGTTTGGCCTTTACCCGATGAGGACATAACGGGTTTAACAACACATGGATAGCTAATAGCCTGCACGGCCGCATAAAAACCGGCTTGATCACTGGCAAATTGATAAGCGGATGTGGGCAGTTGTAATTGCTCAGCAGCTAGTTGGCGAATACCTTCACGGTTCATGGTTAAACTGACTGCTTTGGCACTAGGCACTACGTTAAACCCGCTTTGCTCTAATTCTAATAATACCGAGGTGGCAATAGCTTCTAGCTCCGGCACAATAAAATTAGGCTTTTCAGTTATGACCAGTTGGCGTAACGCAGCATTATCTAACATGGATAATACAACTGCTTTATCAGCTACTTGCATTGCGGGTGCATTGGCGTAGCGATCGACAGCAATGACTTCACAGCCATAGCGCTTTAGTTCGATACACAGCTCTTTGCCTAATTCGCCAGCGCCTAATAATAAAACTTTAGTGCTGCTGATGGTGCCTGGAGTACCCATTGTTACGGCTTGTGTTGCGGCTTTTGATACGACTGGTTTGGTCATTTAATTTTCACCATAGGTCTATTAGTTTGGTTCCATTCAACATGATACTGCCGGCCTTTAGCTTTATCAGTACGTTCAAAAGTATGAGCACCAAAAAAGTCACGCTGGCCTTGTAATAAATTTGCCGGTAACACCGCGGTACGATAAGAGTCGTAATAACTAAGAGCCGAGCTTAACGCTGCCACCGGTATACCGGCTAAGGTGGCATTGGCCACCGCTTTGCGCCAATTTTGCTGATATTTAGATATTTGTTTGGCAAAGAACGGATCGAGCAATAGGTTTTCAAGCTCATCATCTCGTTGATAAGCTTGACTAATAGATTGTAAAAACACGGCTCGAATAATACAGCCTGCACGCCATATTTTGGCAATTTCAGCAAAACACAATTTCCAGCCATATTCGACAGCTGCAGTTTTCATTAAGTTAAACCCTTGGGCATATACGCATATCTTGGCGCAGTACAAGGCGTCATGTAATGACTGGATAATATCTTGTTTTTCGGCCGCTGATATAACATTTTCAGCAGGACCTGCCAATACCGTAGCGGCTTTAACCCGCTCAGATTTTAACGCCGATATTGCGCGTGCATAAACAGCTTCGGCAATGGTCGGCGCTGGGCTACCTAATTGTAAGCTACTTACTGCCGTCCATAAGCCAGTGCCTTTTTGCGCCGCTCTATCCATAATGACATCGACTAAAGGCAAACCGGTCTCTGAATCTTTGGTCGCTAATACTTCGGCACTTATTTCGATTAAATAACTATGTAATGGGCCATCGTTCCATTGCTTAAATACCGCCGCAATTTCTGCCGCGGGCATATGTAAAATATCCCGCATTACTTGATAGGCTTCACATATAAGCTGCATATCGGCATATTCAATACCGTTATGAACCATTTTTACATAATGCCCCGAACCACTTGGCCCTATGTATACTGCACAAGGCTCACCCTCTTTCACTGGATTGCCCGGTTCAAAGCGCTCAATCGGCTCGCCGGTTTTTGCATCAACTTTTGCTGCTATGGCTTGCCATATTGGTTTAATTCGAGTCCATGCATACGGATCACCACTTGGCATTAACGACGGACCAAATCTAGCCCCCACTTCTCCGCCAGATACGGCGGTAGAAAAGAATATAAATTTACTTTCAAAAGCTTTTTCACGCGCAACAGTATCTGTCCATAAACTATTGCCGGTATCGACAATAATATCGTCGGCACCAATGCCAGCATCAATTAGCTTATAACAAACATCATCCACGGCTTTTCCTGCGGGTACCGATAAGATAATTAAATGCGGTGGAGATAAAAATGACAGTAATTCAGTATACGAGTTGCAAGCCATTATCCGAGGAGGTTGCTCGCCACGCTCTTGCTGGTCTTGTTGCAGTAATTGTTCTAACTTATGATGATCTAAATCAAATGCCGCTACGCGGTATCCATTGTCAGCCAAATTTAGAATAAGATTTTTGCCCATTACACCGGCACCAATAAATCCGATATCACATTTTGGCTCTGTCATCTGACAATCCTTATTAATATTCTTGAACATTGCAGTTAAAAATCGCAGTGAAATTTTGCAGCTAAAATCGTACCGGCCGCATTATACAAAAAGACGCTAAATAAGCCTACACTGTAGCGTCAAACCGGCACCAAATCGACTATATTGATCTGAAGTTGCCTGTTTAAAGCTTGTTTAGGCGACGATAGCGCGTACTTAGCTCTAACGTTATGTAATTTTACTACATATAAAGCGATAATCTGCGGTTTAATCTTGATTTCAGCTAATTTTAATGTAATTTAACTACAAGATATTTTAGTCCGATTAACTATAACTGGAGTTTATATGTCAATTCGAGTTGCGATTAATGGCTTTGGCCGTATTGGTAGAAATATTGTACGTGCTTTATACGAAAGCCAAAAATACGCTGATATTCAAATAGTTGCTATCAATGATCTGGCAGATGCCGCTATTAGCGCTCATTTATTAAAGTATGATACCGCACATGGCATTTTTAGCCCCACCGTCGAGCATGATGACGATGCAATTTATGTCAATAAGCATAAAATTGTTGTCTTAAATCAAGCGGATCCCAGTAAGTTACCGTGGCAGCAATTAGCAATCGATGTGGTACTTGAATGCAGCGGTGCTTTTAATGACCGTACAAAAGCGGCAGCGCACTTAACCGCTGGTGCAAAAAAAGTACTTATCTCTGCCCCAGCTAAAGGTGCCGATGCCACTATTGTCTATGGCGTTAACCATCACACTATTACTGCTGATATGGCGGTTATTTCTAATGCTTCTTGTACCACTAACTGCTTAGTACCCGTAGTACAGCCTTTACATCAAGCATTAGGTATAGAGTCAGGTTTAATGACCACTATCCATGCTTATACTAATGATCAGCGCTTAACCGATGTGCATCATAAAGATCCGCGCCGTGCCAGAGCCGCAGCCATGTCGATGATCCCAACTAAAACCGGTGCAGCCGCCGCTGTTGGATTAGTTATACCTGAGCTAGATGGTGTTTTTGATGGATTAGCCGTTAGAGTGCCTATACTAAATGTATCATTAGTCGACTTAAGCTTTTTAGCCAAAAGAGACACTAGCGTAGAAGAAGTCAATAGCATTATTAGGCAAGCCGCCAGCACGGCACCGTTAAATGAAGTACTCGCCGTAAATGATATACCATTGGTCTCTATCGATTTTAATCATCACCCTATGTCAGCTATT
The sequence above is drawn from the Rheinheimera salexigens genome and encodes:
- the purT gene encoding formate-dependent phosphoribosylglycinamide formyltransferase, giving the protein MTKPVVSKAATQAVTMGTPGTISSTKVLLLGAGELGKELCIELKRYGCEVIAVDRYANAPAMQVADKAVVLSMLDNAALRQLVITEKPNFIVPELEAIATSVLLELEQSGFNVVPSAKAVSLTMNREGIRQLAAEQLQLPTSAYQFASDQAGFYAAVQAISYPCVVKPVMSSSGKGQTILRDASGLEQAWQYAQEGGRAGKGRVIVESLVEFDYEITLLTVNSISGIQFCQPIGHRQERGDYRESWQPQGMSVAALEKAEYYAKKVVQALGGFGLFGVEFFVKGDEVWFSEVSPRPHDTGMVTLISQQLSEFALHARAILGLPIPTIKQYGPAASAVLLVSGHSANIQYHGMAEALKLADTELRIFAKPEVQGERRMGVALALADNVQSATDKAVQVISKLSVTLHD
- the gndA gene encoding NADP-dependent phosphogluconate dehydrogenase, whose amino-acid sequence is MTEPKCDIGFIGAGVMGKNLILNLADNGYRVAAFDLDHHKLEQLLQQDQQERGEQPPRIMACNSYTELLSFLSPPHLIILSVPAGKAVDDVCYKLIDAGIGADDIIVDTGNSLWTDTVAREKAFESKFIFFSTAVSGGEVGARFGPSLMPSGDPYAWTRIKPIWQAIAAKVDAKTGEPIERFEPGNPVKEGEPCAVYIGPSGSGHYVKMVHNGIEYADMQLICEAYQVMRDILHMPAAEIAAVFKQWNDGPLHSYLIEISAEVLATKDSETGLPLVDVIMDRAAQKGTGLWTAVSSLQLGSPAPTIAEAVYARAISALKSERVKAATVLAGPAENVISAAEKQDIIQSLHDALYCAKICVYAQGFNLMKTAAVEYGWKLCFAEIAKIWRAGCIIRAVFLQSISQAYQRDDELENLLLDPFFAKQISKYQQNWRKAVANATLAGIPVAALSSALSYYDSYRTAVLPANLLQGQRDFFGAHTFERTDKAKGRQYHVEWNQTNRPMVKIK
- the gap gene encoding type I glyceraldehyde-3-phosphate dehydrogenase; translation: MSIRVAINGFGRIGRNIVRALYESQKYADIQIVAINDLADAAISAHLLKYDTAHGIFSPTVEHDDDAIYVNKHKIVVLNQADPSKLPWQQLAIDVVLECSGAFNDRTKAAAHLTAGAKKVLISAPAKGADATIVYGVNHHTITADMAVISNASCTTNCLVPVVQPLHQALGIESGLMTTIHAYTNDQRLTDVHHKDPRRARAAAMSMIPTKTGAAAAVGLVIPELDGVFDGLAVRVPILNVSLVDLSFLAKRDTSVEEVNSIIRQAASTAPLNEVLAVNDIPLVSIDFNHHPMSAIFDANETRVKGRLVKVMAWYDNEWGFSNRMLDSTLHLMQYIKP